Proteins co-encoded in one Papaver somniferum cultivar HN1 chromosome 5, ASM357369v1, whole genome shotgun sequence genomic window:
- the LOC113284153 gene encoding protein IQ-DOMAIN 14-like yields the protein MGKKGNWFSAIKKVFSPNSKDKVANELEKNSTGKKKKWGLGKFRNRETTSFIPLYREPSSIEKILGDAEKERQLAQPILSSTDQRRVPPVPSIVAQHYEQINQGNNGSTSSSISNTNTTTVPISTSNTATPRKPNNASSSNNNTSNNTPTSRTNNGSTTTATTKTDNNSSSSRSNNTTTTKNYRIPPTIEQHHIAATKIQRIYRGYMARRSFRALKGLMRLQGVVRGQSVKRQTMNAMKYMQLLVKVQTQIQSRRIHTLENQAQHRSDVHNNDKELENNMARWILTQTAGQENWDDSVLTKEELDARLQRKVDAIIKRERALAYVHSHQSSKASPKSALMEIRSGGFPWWWNWVERQLPENQSEIQSTQLKNNRFSEVQSIQTKDGQFSEFQSQQHRNDVTPPRRWSQGTGSVTARPQTGNSKQPSFRLENLDSLTPRPKTPLGSMARTPVHLSSSRSPLSNKPGTPMKHPKPRSVMGGDYPLRDNDSLTSCPPFSVPNYMTPTVSAQAKVRSHSNPKDRLLATPDREQKRRLSFPLTQSIGSMRWGKSPLFSSKDSSSRSVLGKNQPVHSVGNVSVDSTVSLPAHLGRRPFK from the exons ATGGGCAAGAAAGGAAATTGGTTTTCTGCAATCAAAAAGGTTTTCTCCCCCAACTCCAAAGATAAAGTAGCCAAT GAGTTGGAAAAGAACAGTacaggaaagaaaaagaaatgggGATTAGGGAAGTTCAGAAAtagagaaacaacttcttttatACCTCTTTACAGAGAACCAAGCAGTATCGAGAAAATACTTGGAGATGCAGAAAAGGAGCGGCAGCTGGCACAACCCATTTTATCATCGACAGATCAACGTAGGGTACCACCTGTTCCTTCAATAGTTGCTCAACATTATGAACAAATCAATCAGGGCAACAACGGCAGCACTAGCAGTAGCATTAGCAACACCAACACCACTACTGTCCCCATCAGCACCAGCAACACTGCCACCCCAAGAAAACCCAACAATGCAAGCAGTAGCAACAACAACACCAGCAATAATACTCCCACCAGTAGAACCAACAATGGCAGCACCACCACTGCCACGACAAAAACcgacaacaacagcagcagcagcagaagtaaCAACACCACCACAACCAAGAATTACAGAATACCACCTACCATAGAACAGCACCATATTGCAGCCACCAAAATACAAAGAATCTACAGGGGTTATATG GCAAGAAGGAGCTTCAGAGCTTTGAAAGGTTTAATGAGACTTCAAGGGGTGGTCAGAGGACAGAGTGTGAAGAGACAAACAATGAACGCCATGAAATACATGCAATTACTTGTAAAAGTTCAAACTCAGATACAATCGAGAAGGATCCACACATTGGAAAATCAAGCCCAACATCGCAGTGATGTACACAACAATGATAAAGAACTTGAGAATAACATGGCCAGATGGATCTTAACTCAAACA GCTGGACAAGAAAACTGGGATGATAGTGTACTAACAAAAGAAGAACTAGATGCAAGACTGCAACGAAAGGTAGATGCAATCATCAAGAGAGAAAGAGCCCTGGCCTATGTTCATTCACACCAG TCTTCGAAAGCTAGTCCAAAATCAGCTTTAATGGAGATTCGGTCAGGTGGCTTTCCATGGTGGTGGAATTGGGTCGAACGACAACTTCCTGAAAATCAGTCTGAGATCCAATCCACACAATTGAAAAACAATCGCTTTTCTGAAGTTCAATCTATACAAACCAAGGACGGACAATTTTCTGAATTTCAGTCTCAACAACATAGGAATGACGTCACACCACCTCGTCGATGGAGCCAAGGTACTGGTTCTGTCACAGCAAGACCTCAAACGGGTAACTCAAAGCAACCAAGTTTTAGATTAGAAAATCTCGATTCACTAACACCGAGACCAAAAACACCTCTTGGATCTATGGCTAGAACACCAGTTCATCTATCAAGCAGCAGATCACCGCTGTCAAATAAACCAGGTACACCAATGAAACATCCAAAACCAAGATCTGTTATGGGAGGTGATTATCCATTAAGGGACAACGACAGCCTGACAAGTTGCCCACCTTTCTCGGTCCCAAATTATATGACACCAACTGTTTCTGCTCAAGCTAAAGTAAGATCTCATAGTAATCCTAAAGACAGATTACTAGCAACTCCAGACCGCGAGCAAAAGAGACGCCTTTCATTTCCTTTAACTCAAAGCATTGGATCTATGAGATGGGGCAAGAGTCCTTTGTTCTCAAGCAAGGACTCCAGCTCCAGGTCTGTGCTAGGAAAGAATCAGCCTGTGCATTCTGTAGGCAATGTGAGTGTGGATTCTACTGTATCTTTACCTGCTCATCTTGGAAGGAGACCCTTCAAATAA